A stretch of the Candidatus Poribacteria bacterium genome encodes the following:
- a CDS encoding Gfo/Idh/MocA family oxidoreductase, which translates to MSRVRIGIVGCGAIAQVHHLPNLTALHREFEVSIVCDLSRGAAQAVSKRFHVPQFVTDYNELLSTDVDAVLLCHGDPKTEVALAAFKAGKHVFIEKPVCFSLQEMDAMLTAQREADTVAQAGYMKVHDPAFQLAKREVDAMESYRFVQINHLHPNNSLHLSQFDVERFDDVPADAFKPAGAAREKVQAEAIGDILSQAGLESDIQNKAARVFYLLAGSMIHDIYSLRVMLGSPSEVVSAEVWSEGRGVTIVFGYPNGARCVATWVDLPDLWDFKETLEIYGDTKRVIVSYPTGFSRGILSEVTIHGIDPDGTTYSKTPAVEWESAFVRELRHFHACITEDEPCYTSLESARHDIALIIDIVRCYVERKPVVCEDS; encoded by the coding sequence ATGAGTCGTGTCCGAATAGGTATTGTCGGGTGTGGCGCAATCGCGCAAGTACATCATCTTCCCAATCTTACTGCACTTCATCGAGAATTTGAGGTATCTATCGTTTGTGATCTTTCGAGGGGGGCAGCGCAAGCCGTTTCAAAGCGGTTCCATGTTCCGCAATTCGTGACAGATTACAACGAGCTGCTCAGCACAGATGTGGATGCTGTGCTGCTGTGCCACGGCGATCCAAAAACGGAGGTCGCACTTGCTGCATTTAAGGCGGGAAAACATGTTTTTATTGAAAAACCCGTCTGTTTTTCACTTCAAGAGATGGATGCGATGCTCACTGCTCAGCGTGAAGCAGACACCGTCGCGCAAGCCGGATATATGAAGGTACATGATCCAGCCTTCCAACTCGCCAAGCGCGAGGTGGATGCCATGGAAAGTTATCGCTTTGTGCAGATCAACCATCTCCATCCGAATAATAGCTTACACCTGAGCCAATTTGATGTTGAACGTTTTGATGATGTTCCTGCAGACGCATTTAAGCCCGCGGGCGCGGCGCGCGAGAAAGTGCAGGCAGAAGCCATTGGTGATATCCTGTCACAAGCCGGACTCGAAAGCGACATCCAAAACAAGGCAGCACGCGTGTTCTACTTGCTTGCTGGTAGCATGATTCACGACATCTACAGTCTACGGGTCATGCTCGGTTCACCGAGTGAGGTGGTAAGCGCGGAAGTCTGGTCCGAAGGACGTGGTGTAACGATCGTGTTTGGTTATCCGAACGGTGCACGCTGTGTCGCGACATGGGTGGACCTGCCAGATCTCTGGGACTTTAAAGAGACGCTGGAAATCTACGGCGATACCAAACGCGTCATCGTCTCCTATCCAACTGGTTTTTCACGCGGTATCCTCTCAGAGGTAACGATACACGGAATAGATCCCGATGGCACGACCTATAGCAAGACACCGGCTGTTGAATGGGAAAGCGCGTTTGTACGGGAGTTACGTCATTTCCATGCGTGTATCACGGAGGACGAACCGTGTTATACCTCACTGGAATCTGCGCGGCACGACATCGCACTCATTATTGACATTGTGCGGTGCTATGTTGAACGGAAACCTGTTGTGTGTGAAGACAGTTAG
- a CDS encoding amidohydrolase/deacetylase family metallohydrolase gives MNYELIIKNGTVVDPAQGIHARKDVAFANGHVSAISDDIPISEAREVLDAEGCFVTPGLIDLHVHVFYGVSHFGIEPDPTCLARGATTVVDAGSAGADTFPGFRKYVIDVSDTRILAQLNISSQGMLTEEIGELENPDYADVGKACQMIEQHRDIILGVKVRLTRETIVGARAKMLPLHRAREAADAAGLPVMVHPQDAWCESIDDILALMGERDILTHCFHDMACGILDENGNIRDSVHAALERGVIFDVGHGAGSFSWDVVQKAMAQGVEPTTISSDLHIYNVHGPVYDLVNVVNKFLYLGMSLDDALAKVTSIPAETIRMPGQVGTLVVDAWGDAVVFELREGEFQLIDARDQVRVSKQILAPVVVIKGGQVYRQRRASS, from the coding sequence ATGAACTACGAACTCATCATTAAAAACGGAACCGTGGTTGATCCCGCACAGGGCATCCATGCGCGCAAAGATGTGGCATTCGCGAACGGACACGTCTCAGCAATCAGCGACGATATACCGATATCTGAAGCGCGAGAAGTATTGGATGCCGAAGGATGTTTCGTCACACCCGGATTAATCGATCTGCATGTACACGTTTTCTACGGCGTAAGCCATTTCGGGATTGAACCCGACCCTACCTGTTTGGCACGCGGCGCAACGACGGTCGTCGATGCCGGGTCAGCGGGGGCAGATACGTTTCCGGGTTTCCGTAAATACGTCATTGACGTCAGTGATACACGTATCCTCGCACAGTTGAACATCTCTTCACAAGGCATGCTCACGGAAGAAATCGGAGAGTTAGAAAATCCTGACTATGCGGATGTTGGAAAAGCCTGCCAAATGATAGAGCAGCACCGAGACATCATTTTAGGGGTCAAGGTCCGTTTGACACGGGAGACGATCGTCGGTGCGAGAGCAAAAATGTTGCCGTTGCACAGGGCACGCGAAGCCGCCGATGCCGCAGGGTTACCCGTGATGGTTCATCCACAAGACGCTTGGTGTGAGTCCATAGACGATATATTGGCACTGATGGGTGAACGGGACATTTTAACACACTGCTTCCATGATATGGCGTGCGGTATCTTGGACGAGAACGGCAATATCCGGGATTCAGTCCATGCCGCCCTTGAACGTGGCGTTATCTTCGATGTCGGACACGGTGCAGGCTCTTTCAGTTGGGATGTCGTTCAGAAAGCGATGGCACAAGGCGTTGAACCGACAACCATCTCATCCGATCTGCACATCTATAACGTCCACGGTCCCGTGTATGATCTCGTGAATGTCGTCAACAAATTCCTGTATCTCGGCATGTCGCTTGACGATGCCTTGGCGAAGGTCACGAGCATTCCCGCAGAAACCATCCGAATGCCCGGACAGGTTGGAACGTTGGTTGTTGATGCGTGGGGAGATGCAGTAGTTTTTGAACTGCGCGAGGGTGAATTCCAACTCATAGATGCCCGAGATCAGGTGAGAGTCAGCAAACAGATACTGGCACCAGTTGTCGTTATCAAAGGCGGACAGGTATATCGGCAGCGGCGAGCGAGCAGTTAG
- a CDS encoding phytanoyl-CoA dioxygenase, translated as MRTNPQLKESHKLTDAQMRDFIVNGHLTIKTGLPRSFHETIYRKTQELTEKEGNLGNNILPRVPELQAVFEEPAVRGAFTSILGENYAMHSHRHPHQNRPHSDGQGFHKDSYWGYQKVRHHCPRWAMAFYYPQDSPLQIGPSAVLPGTQYYDTRITKDNDGELALSGEAGTLTIIHFDLWHRAIANQTDKTRYMMKFQFIRMDAPRKPEWNVTDPHWKLGDVDSAIPAHQGTWRHVWNWVVGESNGNATQSVSNGDLAKHIAALADDDAAVRSRAADDLGTLDESGAEAIPHLIQALCDRYEPVRLNAAYALGSIGAPAVPELIETLGVEDPIMRRMAAYALAAVGEPAASALSEALQHPDDAVRLEATYALAQIGAPAESAIPALMERTRDECVEVRRYLAEAFGGLGPIAAPAVPVLTDMLGSDEDGQARFEAALALGQIGPAASDAIPVLAKAFSDENRYVRDNAVLALKRIDTPEAESALFDYLLMARWCPITNRESTF; from the coding sequence ATGCGAACGAATCCACAACTAAAGGAAAGCCACAAACTGACCGACGCGCAGATGCGAGATTTTATCGTGAATGGACATCTCACAATAAAAACGGGTCTGCCGCGCAGTTTCCATGAAACCATCTACCGCAAGACACAGGAACTCACGGAGAAAGAAGGGAACTTGGGAAACAACATCTTGCCACGCGTCCCAGAATTGCAAGCTGTCTTTGAGGAACCTGCTGTCCGTGGCGCGTTTACAAGTATTCTGGGCGAGAATTACGCCATGCATTCCCATCGGCACCCGCATCAGAATCGTCCGCATAGCGATGGGCAGGGATTCCACAAGGATAGCTACTGGGGGTATCAGAAGGTCCGACACCACTGCCCTCGTTGGGCAATGGCGTTCTACTATCCCCAAGACTCGCCGCTCCAAATCGGACCCTCCGCAGTCTTACCGGGAACGCAGTATTACGACACGCGTATCACGAAGGATAACGATGGTGAATTGGCACTCAGTGGCGAAGCAGGCACCCTGACGATCATCCACTTCGACCTCTGGCATCGCGCCATAGCAAACCAGACGGACAAAACGCGCTACATGATGAAGTTCCAGTTCATTCGGATGGACGCTCCGAGGAAACCTGAATGGAACGTAACGGATCCGCACTGGAAATTGGGAGATGTTGATTCAGCAATCCCCGCGCATCAAGGAACGTGGCGACATGTCTGGAATTGGGTGGTGGGTGAGTCTAACGGAAATGCTACCCAATCGGTTTCCAACGGAGACTTGGCAAAGCACATCGCTGCGTTGGCTGATGACGATGCCGCTGTCCGTTCCCGTGCCGCTGACGACTTGGGGACGTTGGATGAATCTGGTGCAGAAGCAATTCCACACCTCATCCAGGCCCTGTGTGATAGGTATGAACCTGTCCGTTTGAACGCCGCGTATGCACTCGGATCGATCGGTGCACCCGCTGTTCCCGAACTGATTGAAACGCTCGGTGTAGAAGACCCAATCATGCGACGGATGGCGGCATACGCACTCGCGGCAGTCGGAGAACCTGCTGCGTCTGCGCTGAGCGAAGCATTGCAACATCCTGACGATGCCGTTCGCCTTGAAGCTACCTACGCCTTGGCACAAATAGGTGCTCCTGCCGAGTCTGCTATCCCGGCATTGATGGAACGCACGAGAGACGAATGCGTTGAGGTGCGGCGTTATCTTGCCGAAGCTTTCGGAGGCTTAGGACCCATTGCCGCTCCCGCGGTGCCTGTTCTGACCGATATGTTGGGGAGCGATGAGGATGGACAAGCGCGGTTTGAAGCCGCATTGGCATTAGGACAGATTGGTCCCGCCGCAAGCGATGCCATTCCAGTATTGGCGAAAGCGTTCAGTGACGAAAACCGATACGTCCGAGACAATGCCGTCTTAGCACTGAAACGCATTGACACGCCAGAAGCGGAATCGGCGTTGTTTGATTACTTGTTGATGGCGCGGTGGTGTCCGATTACAAATCGTGAAAGCACATTCTAA